The following proteins come from a genomic window of Novosphingobium sp. P6W:
- a CDS encoding TonB-dependent receptor: protein MRRSFVNVRSILLGAAALSPFIGFAAQAQDAAATEPAPAAEQAVGDGQASAEDIIVTGIRGSLQSATNAKRDAVTFGDSIFAEDIGKLPATNLAETLNRMPGVRLNRDITGEGTQVAIRGLGPSFTRVLLNGSQLQVASDGGTNGGSANREVDLDFFPSELFTRLDLQKSPSPSTLEGGIAGTVNLRNARPFDKEGTHVTVVAQGQYTDSNGKVSPRGALVASHTTDTFGILIGVAGVKTKTRVDGFETVGWGDGNLSCGTGCTDPGNNNWNWASRVPANAGHGLVAGQPVDVVATSGLTRSQLSTALLPRLGRNSLTTGDRSRISALASLEWRPSDELHFAIDGIWARSKRDFSKVNMNWQVRNSGPGTGAQATGGMIPIDLTVDDNGVVTSGTFANSSFFLEASQFKQTTKFWNINPSMTWQPSDTVKVEASVNWSKSSFFREQPTFAFQTAPNSGVDVYYDNSGASNQPLITTNVDLNNPNLGWQWYRQNIALVRRSTETKGAHFDTTLGDDQFSIKIGAAYDRAQRSIRAYDNSPAYQLSVCGAGCTGATGSVPTSAIAQYLRSFPVNNFGHLASGSVGYDAFVVPNFNALKDATNYASFRDNAPEARGAVTGGATGDMDEQVWGAYFELNGVTQLFGRDLHANAGVRYAHTRQLVVGPSQVGTAIVDITSKSNYENFLPSINVTYDLTDSIKLRAAASRTMTRPDAGQILPGITFSDPSALVASAGNPDLTPYTSDNFDIGGEIYTGGIGYIGISAFMKNIQGFTETQTTQASFGSLNIPFDSLLSTQQDALRNRAASNGVAVSDLAITVNRPVNLSSLKIKGLEVTWVQPLDFLVQGLGFSANGTTLDQSSSSGLVATGVSKYSYNLQGFYENHGLSVSVNYVWNDKSIALNGPQNNIQGANLRADARGQLDLSAGYQLPFLDNGVRLTVDVLNITNEPIRTTFEYSNAAYSVYYPGRQVLVGLRANF, encoded by the coding sequence ATGCGACGTAGTTTTGTGAATGTCCGTTCGATCCTGCTGGGCGCTGCCGCACTGAGCCCCTTTATCGGGTTTGCCGCACAGGCTCAGGATGCCGCTGCCACCGAGCCTGCTCCTGCGGCCGAACAGGCGGTCGGTGATGGCCAGGCATCGGCCGAAGACATCATCGTCACCGGCATCCGTGGCTCGCTTCAGAGTGCGACCAACGCCAAGCGCGACGCCGTGACGTTCGGCGACAGCATCTTTGCCGAAGATATCGGCAAGCTGCCCGCGACCAATCTGGCCGAGACGCTCAACCGCATGCCCGGCGTGCGTCTGAACCGCGACATTACCGGCGAAGGCACGCAGGTCGCCATTCGCGGCCTTGGCCCGAGCTTCACCCGCGTGCTGCTCAACGGTTCGCAGTTGCAGGTCGCCTCGGACGGCGGCACGAACGGCGGAAGCGCCAACCGCGAAGTCGACCTCGACTTCTTCCCGTCGGAACTCTTCACCCGGCTCGACCTTCAGAAAAGCCCCTCGCCCTCGACGCTCGAAGGCGGGATCGCCGGCACCGTGAACCTGCGCAACGCCCGTCCTTTCGACAAGGAGGGCACGCATGTCACTGTCGTCGCGCAGGGCCAGTACACCGACAGCAACGGCAAGGTAAGCCCGCGAGGCGCGCTCGTTGCCAGCCACACGACCGACACGTTCGGCATCTTGATCGGCGTCGCCGGTGTGAAAACCAAGACCCGTGTCGACGGCTTCGAAACCGTGGGGTGGGGTGACGGCAACCTGTCGTGCGGAACCGGTTGCACCGATCCAGGCAACAATAACTGGAACTGGGCGTCCAGGGTGCCAGCCAATGCCGGCCATGGCCTCGTCGCGGGTCAACCGGTCGATGTCGTCGCCACTTCGGGCCTGACTCGCAGCCAGCTCAGCACCGCTCTGCTACCCCGCCTTGGCCGGAACAGCCTGACCACCGGCGACCGTTCGCGCATCTCGGCGCTGGCGTCCCTCGAATGGCGCCCCAGCGACGAACTGCACTTCGCCATCGACGGTATCTGGGCACGTTCCAAGCGTGACTTCTCGAAGGTGAACATGAACTGGCAGGTCCGCAACTCGGGCCCCGGCACTGGCGCGCAGGCGACGGGCGGCATGATCCCGATCGACCTCACAGTGGACGACAACGGCGTAGTGACCAGCGGCACGTTCGCGAACTCCTCGTTCTTCCTTGAAGCAAGCCAGTTCAAGCAGACCACGAAGTTCTGGAACATCAATCCCAGCATGACGTGGCAGCCCTCCGACACAGTCAAGGTCGAAGCCAGCGTGAACTGGTCAAAGAGCAGCTTCTTCCGTGAGCAGCCGACCTTTGCGTTCCAGACCGCACCAAATTCAGGGGTGGACGTCTATTACGACAACAGCGGCGCGAGCAACCAGCCGCTCATCACCACTAACGTGGACCTCAACAACCCCAACCTGGGCTGGCAGTGGTATCGCCAGAACATAGCGCTGGTACGCCGCAGCACCGAAACCAAGGGCGCGCATTTCGATACGACCCTGGGCGACGACCAGTTCAGCATCAAGATCGGTGCGGCCTATGACCGTGCCCAGCGCTCCATTCGCGCTTACGACAACAGCCCTGCCTATCAGCTTTCGGTTTGCGGCGCGGGCTGCACCGGCGCCACCGGATCTGTGCCGACCAGCGCCATCGCGCAGTATCTGCGCAGCTTCCCGGTCAACAACTTCGGCCACCTCGCCAGTGGCAGCGTGGGTTACGACGCCTTTGTCGTACCTAACTTCAATGCGTTGAAGGATGCGACCAACTACGCATCGTTCCGTGACAACGCCCCCGAAGCGCGCGGTGCAGTCACAGGCGGCGCTACCGGCGACATGGACGAGCAGGTCTGGGGAGCCTACTTCGAACTCAACGGCGTGACCCAATTGTTCGGTCGCGACCTGCACGCCAACGCAGGCGTGCGCTATGCTCACACGCGCCAGCTCGTTGTCGGACCGAGCCAGGTCGGCACCGCGATCGTCGATATCACTTCGAAGTCGAACTACGAAAACTTCCTGCCGTCGATCAACGTCACCTACGACCTGACCGACTCCATCAAGCTGCGCGCCGCGGCATCGCGGACGATGACCCGCCCTGACGCGGGGCAGATCCTGCCGGGCATCACCTTCTCCGATCCCTCGGCGCTTGTCGCCAGCGCCGGCAACCCCGACCTGACGCCCTACACCTCAGATAACTTTGATATTGGCGGTGAAATCTACACCGGTGGCATCGGATATATCGGCATTTCCGCCTTCATGAAGAATATCCAGGGCTTCACCGAGACGCAGACGACGCAGGCCAGCTTCGGTTCGCTCAACATTCCCTTCGACAGCTTGCTGTCCACCCAGCAGGACGCCCTGCGCAATCGCGCCGCCTCCAACGGCGTGGCAGTCAGCGACCTCGCGATCACCGTGAACCGCCCGGTCAACTTGTCCAGCCTGAAGATCAAGGGCCTTGAAGTCACCTGGGTCCAGCCGCTGGACTTCCTGGTCCAGGGCCTCGGCTTCTCGGCCAACGGCACGACCCTTGATCAGTCGTCGTCGTCGGGTCTGGTGGCTACCGGCGTGTCGAAGTACTCGTACAACCTTCAGGGGTTCTACGAGAACCACGGCCTGTCGGTTAGCGTGAACTACGTATGGAACGACAAGTCGATCGCACTGAACGGTCCGCAGAATAATATCCAGGGCGCCAACCTGCGCGCCGATGCACGAGGCCAACTCGACCTTTCGGCCGGTTATCAGCTGCCCTTCCTCGACAACGGCGTGCGCCTGACGGTCGACGTGCTGAACATCACCAATGAACCAATCCGAACGACGTTCGAATATTCGAACGCGGCCTATTCGGTCTATTACCCGGGCCGTCAGGTCCTGGTCGGACTTCGGGCCAATTTCTGA
- a CDS encoding SGNH/GDSL hydrolase family protein, with protein MPNMLPLAALTAALALCAPLPVVAAPVIAQCPWIGVWGASQLPVIGDDRLPAAALRDVTLRQIARSSIAGSELRVRFSNAFGDTPLVIENATLARASGPAASAIDAKSLVPLRFQGRAGVTIPPGADWLSDPVSIPVAAPGDLAISLHLAALPEKQTGHPGSRATSWWVSGDRASETNLAAATGIDHWYILSGIEVRACSSGTIIALGDSITDGRGSTTNGNDRWTDVLARRLSGKRAVVNQGIGGNRVLLDGTGPNAMARLDRDVLSVPGVTHLIVLEGINDIGMLTRDAPATPDAHAALVDGVTAAYRQIVERAHAHGIKVYGGTLLPFMGMEYYHPTAASEADRQAINAWIRTPGHFDAVIDFDAAMRDPVRPDRLNPEYDGGDAIHPNPAGYEAMGEAISLQLLK; from the coding sequence ATGCCGAACATGCTGCCCCTTGCCGCCCTGACCGCCGCGCTAGCGCTCTGCGCACCTCTGCCCGTCGTCGCTGCACCAGTGATCGCTCAATGCCCGTGGATCGGCGTATGGGGAGCTTCGCAGCTTCCGGTGATCGGTGACGACCGCTTGCCCGCAGCAGCCCTCCGGGACGTCACGCTGCGCCAGATCGCACGCTCCTCGATCGCCGGAAGCGAACTGCGCGTCCGTTTCTCCAACGCTTTCGGCGATACGCCGCTGGTGATCGAGAACGCCACGCTGGCCAGAGCAAGCGGGCCGGCGGCGTCCGCCATCGACGCGAAATCGCTGGTGCCTCTGCGCTTCCAGGGCCGGGCCGGCGTAACCATCCCGCCGGGTGCCGACTGGCTCTCCGATCCGGTTTCAATTCCCGTTGCCGCGCCTGGCGATCTTGCCATATCGCTGCACCTCGCCGCGCTGCCCGAAAAGCAGACCGGCCATCCCGGCTCTCGCGCGACGTCCTGGTGGGTAAGCGGCGACCGCGCGTCCGAGACAAACCTCGCCGCAGCAACCGGGATCGACCACTGGTACATTCTCTCCGGAATTGAGGTGCGCGCCTGCAGTTCAGGTACAATCATTGCGCTGGGGGATTCGATCACGGACGGGCGCGGTTCGACCACCAACGGCAACGATCGCTGGACCGACGTTCTGGCCCGCCGCCTTTCAGGAAAGCGCGCAGTGGTAAATCAGGGCATCGGCGGCAACCGCGTGCTGCTCGACGGCACGGGACCGAACGCGATGGCCCGCTTGGATCGCGACGTGCTCTCGGTACCAGGCGTTACGCACCTGATCGTGCTTGAAGGCATCAACGATATCGGCATGCTGACCCGCGACGCGCCTGCCACGCCCGATGCTCACGCCGCGCTGGTGGACGGGGTCACCGCCGCCTACCGCCAGATTGTCGAGCGCGCGCATGCCCACGGCATCAAGGTCTACGGCGGCACCCTGCTGCCGTTCATGGGCATGGAGTACTATCATCCCACCGCCGCCAGCGAAGCCGACCGGCAGGCGATCAACGCCTGGATCCGCACGCCCGGTCACTTCGACGCGGTGATCGATTTCGACGCAGCGATGCGCGATCCCGTGCGCCCCGACCGCCTGAACCCCGAATACGACGGCGGCGATGCGATCCACCCCAACCCCGCCGGTTACGAGGCGATGGGCGAGGCCATTTCATTGCAACTGCTTAAATGA
- a CDS encoding glycoside hydrolase family 43 protein, translating to MTPFLSLLAASCTLLGCNGTNPEADASQSLGVDHAKADNSKYLSQPLVTEIYTADPSAHVWNGKIYVYPSHDIDGPTPEDDLGSHFEMRDYRIMSMDRIGGKVTLGPVALDVKDVPWAEKQMWAPDAAYRGGTYYLYFPAKDKAGAFRIGVATSKSPTGPFKAQPEPIKGSYSIDPAVFTDDDGESYMYFGGIWGGQLQRNIGGKYDPSGSKTDLQADDKPALLPRVARMSKDMLEFAEAPRELRIVDEKGKLLRGGDHDRRFFEASWMHKYKGKYYFSYSTGDTHFLAYGIGDSPYGPFTYKGRILEPVEGWTTHHSIVQWDGRWWLFYADTQLSGQTRLRNVKVTELHYNADGTIKTINPMIRR from the coding sequence ATGACCCCATTTCTGTCGCTGCTTGCAGCGTCATGTACGCTTCTGGGATGTAATGGAACCAACCCTGAGGCAGACGCCTCGCAGTCCCTTGGAGTCGACCACGCAAAGGCGGACAATTCCAAATACCTTTCGCAGCCTCTGGTAACCGAGATCTACACCGCGGACCCTTCCGCCCACGTGTGGAACGGGAAGATCTACGTCTATCCCAGTCATGACATCGACGGGCCGACGCCCGAGGACGACCTCGGCAGCCACTTTGAAATGCGCGACTATCGCATCATGTCGATGGACAGGATCGGCGGGAAGGTGACGCTTGGGCCGGTAGCGCTTGATGTCAAGGATGTCCCTTGGGCGGAAAAGCAGATGTGGGCGCCCGACGCGGCCTATCGCGGCGGTACTTATTACCTGTACTTCCCGGCCAAGGACAAGGCCGGGGCGTTTCGCATTGGCGTCGCCACGTCAAAGAGCCCGACCGGGCCGTTCAAGGCGCAGCCGGAGCCGATCAAGGGCAGCTACTCGATCGACCCGGCGGTGTTCACCGACGATGACGGCGAGAGCTACATGTACTTCGGCGGTATCTGGGGCGGCCAGCTCCAGCGCAACATTGGGGGCAAGTACGATCCCAGCGGCTCGAAGACCGACCTTCAAGCCGATGACAAGCCGGCATTGCTGCCGCGTGTCGCGCGCATGAGCAAGGACATGCTGGAATTCGCCGAGGCCCCGCGCGAACTGCGCATCGTGGACGAGAAGGGCAAGCTTCTGCGGGGCGGCGACCACGACCGGCGCTTCTTCGAAGCCTCGTGGATGCACAAGTACAAGGGCAAGTACTACTTCAGCTATTCCACCGGTGACACGCACTTCCTGGCCTACGGGATCGGGGACTCGCCTTATGGGCCGTTCACCTACAAGGGCCGCATCCTCGAGCCGGTCGAAGGCTGGACGACGCATCACTCGATCGTCCAATGGGATGGTCGCTGGTGGTTGTTTTATGCCGACACGCAGCTTTCCGGGCAGACTCGCCTGCGCAACGTGAAGGTGACCGAACTTCATTACAACGCCGATGGGACGATCAAGACGATCAACCCGATGATCCGGCGTTAG
- a CDS encoding alginate export family protein: MGADHIRDTNLWTRIKYIPLAGNTYASLGGELRLRPELRIGERWGRGPQDDDGNFQQRTRVWADLQVEGLFRAFVDLEHATSTGLDSVVAPIEEGRLDFNQAFVEAHVPVGTGQVTARYGRQEIGIGNQTVFDMREGANTRRSLDLLRVMGTMGPWDGGFLTGHAVLEKLGTFDDETNHDYDLTGLHAGRTFGAGTHTGRAEMLFVSSDRASVSFATAPAARDRRRTLSLRYAGKADAWSVDVEGIRQWGSFGNLDIDAYYVTGTIAHGWQGGWKPKLALRVDVGSGDRNPGDGKAGTYGPLFPKPLTYNGDLGPHNLTIFQPVLTLQPTAKLTLDFSVAGLWRTSIHDGVYSLGGQVLRRAEETDSRFFGKRATAAGRYALNPYTTLGFYTIYGDVSEKFKPGRDLFYAAAYVTFRL, from the coding sequence GTGGGGGCAGATCACATTCGCGACACCAATCTCTGGACCCGGATCAAGTACATTCCGTTGGCGGGCAACACATATGCCTCGCTCGGCGGGGAATTGCGCCTGCGGCCCGAACTGCGCATCGGCGAGCGCTGGGGTCGCGGCCCGCAGGATGACGACGGCAATTTCCAGCAGCGCACCCGCGTCTGGGCCGATCTCCAGGTCGAGGGCCTGTTCCGCGCCTTCGTGGACCTGGAGCATGCCACCAGCACCGGGCTCGATTCCGTGGTCGCGCCGATCGAGGAGGGCCGGCTGGACTTCAACCAGGCCTTCGTCGAGGCCCATGTGCCGGTCGGTACGGGTCAGGTCACCGCGCGATACGGCCGGCAGGAAATCGGTATCGGCAACCAGACGGTGTTCGACATGCGCGAAGGCGCCAACACCCGCCGCTCGCTGGACCTTCTGCGCGTCATGGGCACGATGGGGCCTTGGGACGGCGGCTTCCTCACCGGCCATGCGGTGCTGGAAAAGCTGGGCACGTTCGATGATGAGACCAACCACGACTACGACCTGACCGGGCTCCACGCCGGGCGCACGTTCGGAGCCGGAACCCATACCGGCCGGGCCGAAATGCTGTTCGTTTCCTCCGACCGTGCCAGCGTGTCCTTCGCCACTGCGCCCGCCGCGCGCGACCGGCGCCGCACGCTCTCGCTGCGCTATGCCGGGAAGGCCGATGCCTGGAGCGTCGATGTGGAAGGCATCCGGCAATGGGGTTCGTTCGGCAACCTCGACATCGATGCCTATTACGTCACCGGCACCATCGCCCACGGCTGGCAGGGCGGGTGGAAGCCCAAGCTGGCGCTGCGCGTCGACGTGGGTTCGGGCGACCGCAATCCCGGCGACGGCAAGGCCGGAACCTACGGCCCGCTGTTCCCCAAGCCGCTCACCTACAACGGCGACCTTGGGCCCCATAACCTGACGATCTTCCAGCCGGTGCTGACGCTCCAGCCGACCGCAAAGCTGACGCTCGACTTCTCGGTGGCAGGGCTGTGGCGCACATCGATCCATGACGGCGTCTATTCGCTTGGCGGGCAAGTGCTGCGCCGCGCCGAAGAAACCGACTCCCGCTTTTTCGGCAAGCGAGCCACAGCGGCCGGGCGCTATGCGCTCAACCCGTACACCACGCTCGGCTTCTACACGATCTACGGCGACGTTTCGGAGAAATTCAAGCCGGGGCGCGACTTGTTCTATGCTGCCGCCTACGTGACGTTCCGTCTGTAA
- a CDS encoding IS3 family transposase (programmed frameshift) — MIGKLREVEIVLAQGASTAEACRRIAVSEQTYYRWRKEYGGLKTDQARRMKDLEKENQRLRRAISDLTLDKLILQEAAKGKLLSPARRRRCIDHVRREFPVSERRICRVLGQHRSTQRKMPRGADDEQALTEDIIALAKQYGRYGYRRVTALLCHAGWTVNHKRVERIWRREGLKVPQRQPKRGRLWLNDGSCIRLRPEYPGHVWAYDFVEGRTHDGRKFRILTIIDEASRECLALVVARRLRHEDVLAALADLFISRGPPAHIRSDNGSEFIATAVQQWLGQIGVKTLYITPGSPWENGYNESFNGSLRDELLNGEIFYSLAEAKVLIEAWRRHYNTVRPHSSLGYRPPAPETATPPYPASGSASLHLRPDMAAMGLIH, encoded by the exons ATCATCGGCAAGCTGCGTGAAGTTGAGATTGTGCTAGCGCAGGGAGCCTCGACTGCCGAGGCATGCCGGCGGATCGCGGTCAGCGAGCAGACCTATTATCGGTGGCGCAAGGAGTATGGCGGCCTGAAGACCGATCAGGCGCGGCGGATGAAGGATCTGGAGAAGGAGAACCAGCGGCTTCGCCGTGCGATCTCGGACCTGACGCTGGACAAGCTGATCCTGCAGGAGGCGGCAA AAGGGAAACTTCTAAGCCCCGCGCGGCGGCGACGCTGCATTGATCATGTGCGACGAGAGTTTCCGGTATCCGAGCGACGGATATGCCGGGTGCTGGGTCAGCATCGATCGACGCAGCGCAAGATGCCGCGCGGGGCGGATGACGAACAGGCACTGACCGAGGACATCATTGCATTGGCGAAGCAATATGGTCGTTACGGCTACCGCCGGGTCACGGCGTTGCTGTGCCATGCAGGGTGGACGGTGAACCATAAACGTGTCGAGCGGATATGGCGGCGTGAAGGACTGAAAGTCCCGCAGCGCCAGCCAAAGCGCGGGCGTCTATGGCTCAATGACGGATCCTGCATCCGCCTGCGGCCGGAATATCCGGGACATGTATGGGCCTACGACTTCGTCGAAGGGCGCACGCATGATGGCCGCAAGTTCCGCATCCTGACCATCATCGATGAGGCCAGCCGGGAGTGCCTGGCGCTCGTCGTGGCGCGTCGGCTCAGGCATGAGGATGTTCTGGCGGCCTTAGCCGACCTGTTCATCTCGCGCGGCCCTCCGGCACATATACGGTCCGATAATGGCAGCGAATTTATCGCGACCGCCGTCCAGCAATGGCTGGGGCAGATCGGCGTGAAGACGCTCTACATCACGCCGGGATCACCATGGGAGAATGGCTATAACGAAAGCTTCAACGGGTCGCTTCGCGACGAACTGCTCAACGGCGAGATCTTCTACAGCCTCGCCGAAGCCAAGGTGCTGATCGAAGCTTGGCGGCGGCATTACAACACCGTCCGCCCGCATAGCAGTCTGGGATACCGACCACCGGCACCGGAAACGGCGACACCGCCATATCCGGCCTCCGGTTCCGCTTCGCTCCACCTCCGACCGGATATGGCGGCGATGGGCTTAATCCACTAA
- a CDS encoding IS3 family transposase (programmed frameshift) codes for MSKTTNKFAPEVRERAIRMVLDHEGDHPSRWAAVTSVAEKIGCSGHTLLEWVKKAEVDSGKRGGVPTETAEKLKALEREVRELRQANEILRKASAYFCPCGARPPVQTMIDFIDEHRDAYGVEPICRVLPIAPSTYHERVAQRRDPVRQTARVKRDKALKPEVLRVFAENFGVYGVRKVWRQMKREGFEVARCTVERLMRDLGLQGVIRGKPVRTTISDKAASCPLDQVNRQFHAPAPNMLWVSDFTYVATWAGFVYVAFVIDVYARYIVGWRVSRSAHASFVLDALEQAIHERRPVHRGGLIHHSDRGSQYVSIKYTERLAEAGIEPSVGSVGDSYDNALAETINGLYKAEVIHRRGPWRSFEAVEYATLEWVDWFNNRRLLEPIGNIPPVEAEQRYYDMLDDIPVAA; via the exons ATGAGCAAGACTACAAACAAGTTTGCGCCTGAGGTTCGTGAGCGAGCGATCCGGATGGTTTTGGATCACGAGGGTGATCATCCTTCCCGCTGGGCGGCAGTCACATCGGTGGCCGAGAAGATCGGCTGCTCCGGCCATACTTTGCTCGAATGGGTAAAGAAGGCCGAGGTGGACAGCGGTAAGCGAGGCGGCGTGCCGACGGAAACTGCCGAGAAGCTAAAAGCTTTGGAGCGCGAGGTTCGCGAACTGCGGCAGGCGAATGAGATCCTTCGCAAGGCGTCGGCATATT TTTGCCCATGCGGAGCTCGACCGCCCGTTCAAACGATGATCGATTTTATCGACGAACATCGGGATGCTTATGGGGTCGAGCCGATCTGCCGGGTCCTGCCGATCGCCCCATCAACCTATCATGAGCGTGTCGCCCAGCGCCGGGATCCGGTGCGGCAAACTGCCCGCGTCAAACGCGACAAAGCTCTCAAACCTGAAGTCCTGCGCGTCTTCGCCGAGAACTTCGGGGTGTATGGCGTACGCAAGGTTTGGCGGCAGATGAAGCGCGAAGGTTTCGAGGTGGCGCGCTGCACAGTGGAGCGGCTCATGCGCGATCTGGGCCTGCAGGGGGTGATCCGAGGCAAACCGGTGCGGACCACGATCAGCGACAAGGCGGCATCGTGCCCTCTCGACCAGGTCAATCGCCAGTTCCACGCCCCGGCGCCGAACATGCTCTGGGTTTCCGACTTTACTTATGTCGCAACTTGGGCAGGCTTCGTCTACGTCGCCTTCGTAATCGACGTCTACGCCCGCTACATCGTTGGATGGCGGGTCAGCCGGTCCGCACATGCCAGCTTCGTTCTCGATGCGCTGGAGCAGGCTATCCATGAACGTCGCCCCGTTCACCGAGGCGGGCTCATTCACCATAGCGACCGCGGATCGCAATACGTATCTATTAAGTACACCGAGCGCCTCGCTGAAGCGGGCATCGAACCGTCGGTCGGCAGCGTCGGTGACAGCTACGACAACGCTTTAGCCGAGACAATCAACGGCCTCTACAAAGCTGAGGTAATCCACCGCAGAGGGCCTTGGCGGTCGTTCGAGGCCGTCGAATACGCCACGCTGGAATGGGTCGATTGGTTTAACAACCGGCGGCTCTTGGAGCCCATCGGGAACATCCCGCCGGTCGAAGCCGAGCAACGATATTACGATATGCTGGACGATATCCCAGTGGCAGCTTAA
- a CDS encoding IS3 family transposase (programmed frameshift), translating to MPSKKHKPEEIIGKLREVEIVLAQGASTAEACRRIAVSEQTYYRWRKEYGGLKTDQARRMKDLEKENQRLRRAISDLTLDKLILQEAAPGKLLSPARRRRCIDQVRRDLPVRVSERRICRVLGQHRSTQRKMPRGADDEQALTEDIIALAKQYGRYGYRRVTALLCHAGWTVNHKRVERIWRREGLKVPQRQPKRGRLWLNDGSCIRLRPEYPGHVWAYDFVEGRTHDGRKFRILTIIDEASRECLALVVARRLRHEDVLAALADLFISRGPPAHIRSDNGSEFIATAVQQWLGQIGVKTLYITPGSPWENGYNESFNGSLRDELLNGEIFYSLAEAKVLIEAWRRHYNTVRPHSSLGYRPPAPETATPPYPASGSASLHLRPDMAAMGLIH from the exons ATGCCGAGCAAGAAGCACAAGCCGGAAGAGATCATCGGCAAGCTGCGTGAAGTTGAGATTGTGCTAGCGCAGGGAGCCTCGACTGCCGAGGCATGCCGGCGGATCGCGGTCAGCGAGCAGACCTATTATCGGTGGCGCAAGGAGTATGGCGGCCTGAAGACCGATCAGGCGCGGCGGATGAAGGATCTGGAGAAGGAGAACCAGCGGCTGCGCCGGGCGATCTCGGACCTGACGCTGGACAAGCTGATCCTGCAGGAGGCTGCAC CGGGGAAACTTCTGAGCCCCGCGCGGCGGCGGCGCTGCATCGATCAGGTACGACGGGATCTGCCAGTCCGGGTATCCGAGCGACGGATATGCCGGGTGCTGGGTCAGCATCGATCGACGCAGCGCAAGATGCCGCGCGGGGCGGATGACGAACAGGCACTGACCGAGGACATCATTGCATTGGCGAAGCAATATGGTCGTTACGGCTACCGCCGGGTCACGGCGTTGCTGTGCCATGCAGGGTGGACGGTGAACCATAAACGTGTCGAGCGGATATGGCGGCGTGAAGGACTGAAAGTCCCGCAGCGCCAGCCAAAGCGCGGGCGTCTATGGCTCAATGACGGATCCTGCATCCGCCTGCGGCCGGAATATCCGGGACATGTATGGGCCTACGACTTCGTCGAAGGGCGCACGCATGATGGCCGCAAGTTCCGCATCCTGACCATCATCGATGAGGCCAGCCGGGAGTGCCTGGCGCTCGTCGTGGCGCGTCGGCTCAGGCATGAGGATGTTCTGGCGGCCTTAGCCGACCTGTTCATCTCGCGCGGCCCTCCGGCACATATACGGTCCGATAATGGCAGCGAATTTATCGCGACCGCCGTCCAGCAATGGCTGGGGCAGATCGGCGTGAAGACGCTCTACATCACGCCGGGATCACCATGGGAGAATGGCTATAACGAAAGCTTCAACGGGTCGCTTCGCGACGAACTGCTCAACGGCGAGATCTTCTACAGCCTCGCCGAAGCCAAGGTGCTGATCGAAGCTTGGCGGCGGCATTACAACACCGTCCGCCCGCATAGCAGTCTGGGATACCGACCACCGGCACCGGAAACGGCGACACCGCCATATCCGGCCTCCGGTTCCGCTTCGCTCCACCTCCGACCGGATATGGCGGCGATGGGCTTAATCCACTAA
- a CDS encoding PaaI family thioesterase: MNASPSRNVFNPIGSVHGGYAATLLDSACGCAVHSSLPVGQGYTTLELKVAYQRALDEAAGPFVWKASWCRWGVVSAFPRRSWSMQEANYARRLPLPC, translated from the coding sequence ATGAACGCATCGCCTTCGCGCAACGTGTTCAACCCGATCGGGTCGGTGCACGGCGGTTATGCAGCAACCTTGCTCGACAGCGCTTGCGGCTGCGCGGTGCATTCCAGTCTACCAGTGGGGCAGGGGTACACAACACTGGAACTGAAAGTCGCATACCAGCGCGCACTTGATGAGGCAGCGGGCCCGTTCGTGTGGAAGGCAAGCTGGTGTCGTTGGGGCGTCGTGTCGGCTTTTCCGAGGCGAAGTTGGTCGATGCAAGAGGCAAATTATGCGCGTCGGCTACCTCTACCCTGCTGA